The Pseudochaenichthys georgianus chromosome 8, fPseGeo1.2, whole genome shotgun sequence genome has a segment encoding these proteins:
- the LOC117450744 gene encoding 5-hydroxytryptamine receptor 3A-like: MLRFVRNWKALFLLSLLYVGCGDAVCTSRRCLAEMLIKKGLLSQPQTENCTHVINVPFIEYQTLAVNTKDLRLVNRLLATIEWLDPELKWNTSDYDYEDVVLPVEKVWTPEILVTNGIVSTMKHNSKDLLVLSDGTLRHSVVINAEVNCEVNLFNYPFAYDSCPVAIQSWSDTGCGSKLVITKVYSADGSQGNWKTESVELQNKSHSRQYILVNLRIKPTNPFVTLLMPSILILLADMVSFALPLGGGERNGFKVTLVLSFTVFLNILNDILPGDSSCSPIIRTHFCICLVLLVFSMLVSLVLTRLAKDGSLIFFCGSKGTVPDNTEVKADVSVVQISSPEEDGGMLKRVVNFLEAVDADTLKKDRDLKFANHLDKTFFWFYSIGGTMYFIAMIIVMVQYRCVVNHFEFWY, encoded by the exons atgttaAGATTTGTGAGAAACTGGAAAGCTCTCTTCTTACTGAGTTTACTATACGTAG GATGTGGAGATGCAGTCTGCACAAGTCGCCGATGTCTGGCTGAAATGTTGATCAAAAAAGGCCTTCTATCACAGCCACAGACTGAGAACTGCACCCATGTGATCAACGTGCCATTCATTGAGTACCAGACTCTGGCAGTT aacACAAAGGATCTGCGCCTCGTCAATCGTCTGCTAGCCACAATT GAATGGTTGGATCCTGAGTTGAAATGGAACACATCAGATTACGATTATGAAGACGTGGTCCTGCCAGTTGAAAAAGTCTGGACCCCAGAGATCCTTGTAACAAATGG AATAGTATCAACTATGAAGCACAACTCCAAGGATCTGCTGGTACTGAGTGATGGCACACTGAGGCACTCTGTGGTCATAAACGCAGAGGTGAACTGTGAAGTCAACCTCTTCAACTATCCATTCGCTTATGATTCTTGTCCAGTCGCCATACAATCATGGTCCGATACCG gtTGTGGTTCTAAACTGGTAATAACGAAAGTTTATAGTGCTGATGGTAGCCAGGGAAATTGGAAAACTGAATCTGTGGAACTTCAGAATAAAAGTCATAGCCGTCAATACATCCTG GTGAATTTAAGAATCAAACCTACCAACCCCTTTGTAACATTACTGATGCCCAGTATTCTGATCCTCTTGGCTGATATGGTCAGCTTCGCTCTGCCGCTGGGAGGTGGTGAACGCAACGGTTTCAAGGTCACGCTGGTGCTCAGCTTCACCGTGTTCCTCAACATCCTCAACGATATACTTCCTGGAGACAGCTCTTGCAGCCCCATCATCC GAACCCACTTCTGCATTTGTCTGGTGCTCCTGGTGTTTAGCATGCTGGTGTCCCTGGTGCTGACACGCTTGGCCAAAGACGGTAGTCTCATATTCTTCTGCGGCTCCAAAGGGACAGTCCCCGACAACACAG AAGTCAAAGCTGACGTTAGTGTGGTTCAGATTAGCAGCCCAGAGGAGGATGGTGGGATGCTGAAAAGGGTGGTCAACTTCCTGGAGGCTGTTGACGCAGACACACTGAAAAAGGACAGAGATTTGAAGTTTGCCAACCATTTGGACAAGACATTTTTCTGGTTCTATTCAATAGGCGGAACCATGTACTTTATTGCCATGATAATTGTTATGGTACAGTATAGATGTGTGGTTAACCATTTTGAATTCTGGTATTAA
- the LOC117450746 gene encoding Golgi apparatus membrane protein TVP23 homolog B gives MQRQDSQDAPLFGEDDGNTLVRKSNIRHPVVSFFHLFFRTSAILVYLLCDMFSSRFIACMVTIILLLSCDFWTVKNVSGRLLVGLRWWNQVDEDGKSHWVFESRKTQSLNTTSGAESRIFWLGLIVCPLFWIVFVFSTIFSLKIKWLAVVIMGLVLQGANLYGYVRCKVGGKSNLRNMAKNYFTVEIFKQAMKKTEGP, from the exons ATGCAAAGACAG GACTCCCAAGACGCTCCGCTTTTTGGTGAAGATGACGGTAACACGTTGGTTAGAAAGTCCAACATAAG ACATCCGGTGGTCTCTTTCTTTCATCTCTTCTTCCGAACAAGTGCCATCTTGGTTTACCTACTGTGTGACATGTTCAGCAGTCGGTTCATTGCCTGTATGGTCACCATCATCCTCCTGCTGTCATGTGACTTCTGGACCGTCAAG AATGTATCTGGCAGATTGTTGGTGGGCCTGCGGTGGTGGAATCAAGTGGATGAAGATGGAAAGAGCCACTGGGTATTTGAGTCACGGAAG ACACAAAGTCTGAACACAACAAGCGGTGCTGAGTCACGGATCTTCTGGCTCGGACTCATCGTGTGCCCTCTCTTTTGGATCGTTTTCGTTTTCAGCACCATTTTCTCTCTCAAGATTAAATGGCTG GCTGTAGTAATCATGGGCTTGGTTTTACAAGGGGCCAACCTGTACGGCTATGTCAGATGCAAGGTGGGCGGGAAGTCCAACCTGAGAAACATGGCAAAGAACTATTTCACCGTTGAGATTTTTAAACAG GCAATGAAGAAAACAGAGGGACCTTGA
- the LOC117450741 gene encoding proton channel OTOP2-like, with product MCLNTGYPCDCLTDGNPCEPCRMTVKDREREEAHLSNDINVPGGSGSTCEPELNIPSNGVLKERGRHLGIMLSVIICLNIVILGCALVSGSAYKDVNISSSDLQIFLIVLLLLTSIWMVYYVTFTARTENAIAYKDCHAGPIWLRGGLVLFALLTVIMDIFKIASYVGYLHCDSAVKVAFPVVQLVFVLVQTYFLWIHAKDCVELQRNITRCGLMLTLSTNLVVWMTAVTEESIHQTTVPEYPSNTTKLSGRSLYINRAGYGDDTCKCSHTSCSLFKEAYYYLYPFNIEFSLFASAMTYIMWKNVGRVTEEHGHRKIKFRPTEVFLGPVAGVLLVVAGLVTFIVYEMEILKYNRDEDKKDNVLMIHFVMNIVIVTLMSVSTVIGCAIYQVDHREHVSDKNPTRSLDVGLLVGASLGQFIISYFSIVAMAVTGAKGYLNGLNLTWAILMVIQLGLQNYFIIEGLHREPFHEVQPISVLANPYVLQPGKDMSILEESDMDTKPGPVLTADCLHNHTVEHRPKLLWKRRVLKEVCAFLLLGNVILWIMPAFGARPQFDHATETEFYQFNMWAAVVNVGLPFGIFYRMHSVASLFEVFLTS from the exons ATGTGTTTGAACACTGGCTATCCATGCGACTGTTTGACCGATGGCAATCCCTGTGAACCATGCAGGATGACCGTCAAagacagggagagggaggaggcCCACCTTTCCAACGACATCAATGTACCGGGTGGATCCGGGAGCACATGTGAACCAGAGCTGAACATCCCTTCAAATGGGGTCCTTAAGGAGCGTGGTCGACACCTCGGAATTATGCTATCTGTGATCATTTGTTTAAACATTGTGATCCTGGGATGTGCCTTGGTCAGCGGCAGTGCTTACAAAGATGTTAATATCAGCAGCTCTGACCTGCAGATTTTCCTCATCGTCCTCCTACTCCTCACCTCCATCTGGATGGTTTATTATGTCACCTTCACGGCCAGGACAGAAAATGCTATTGCATACAAAGATTGCCATGCAGGACCTATTTGGCTCAGGG GAGGACTTGTGCTGTTTGCACTGCTTACTGTCATCATGGACATTTTCAAGATAGCCAGCTATGTGGGCTACCTCCACTGCGATTCAGCTGTTAAGGTTGCATTTCCTGTGGTGCAACTTGTCTTCGTTCTTGTGCAG ACATACTTTTTGTGGATCCACGCCAAGGACTGTGTGGAGCTCCAAAGAAACATAACACG CTGTGGGCTGATGCTAACCCTCTCCACAAATCTGGTTGTGTGGATGACTGCGGTCACTGAGGAGTCCATTCACCAAACAACAGTTCCAGAATATCCAAGCAACACCACTAAACTCTCTGGACGAAGCCTATACATCAACAGAG CGGGTTATGGTGACGATACCTGCAAGTGCAGCCACACTTCATGCAGCCTCTTCAAGGAGGCATACTACTACTTGTATCCCTTCAACATCGAGTTCAGTCTATTTGCCTCGGCCATGACCTACATCATGTGGAAAAATGTGGGAAGAGTAACAGAAGAACATGGACACCGTAAAATCAAATTCCGCCCGACTGAGGTTTTTCTTGGTCCTGTGGCAGGAGTTCTCTTAGTGGTGGCGGGTCTGGTAACATTTATCGTGTACGAGATGGaaatacttaagtacaatagGGATGAAGACAAGAAAGACAATGTACTGATGATCCACTTTGTCATGAATATAGTGATAGTGACGCTAATGTCTGTTTCAACTGTGATCGGCTGTGCCATCTACCAGGTAGATCACAGGGAGCATGTATCAGACAAAAACCCCACCCGCAGCCTGGATGTGGGGCTGCTGGTGGGAGCCTCACTGGGGCAGTTCATCATCAGCTATTTCAGCATCGTTGCAATGGCTGTCACTGGAGCCAAAGGCTACCTAAACGGGCTCAACTTAACATGGGCTATCCTGATGGTGATCCAACTCGGCCTGCAGAACTATTTCATCATTGAAGGTCTACATCGGGAGCCCTTCCATGAGGTGCAACCAATCAGTGTGTTGGCAAATCCATATGTGCTGCAGCCAGGCAAAGATATGAGCATCCTTGAAGAATCAGACATGGACACAAAGCCCGGCCCGGTACTCACAGCAGACTGCCTGCACAACCACACAGTCGAGCACAGGCCTAAACTGTTATGGAAGAGACGGGTATTGAAGGAGGTTTGTGCGTTTCTGCTGCTGGGCAACGTCATC ctgTGGATAATGCCAGCATTCGGTGCTCGTCCCCAGTTTGACCACGCCACTGAAACTGAGTTCTACCAATTCAACATGTGGGCTGCAGTTGTAAATGTTGGACTTCCATTTGGCATCTTCTACCGCATGCATTCAGTTGCCAGTCTGTTTGAGGTTTTTCTGACATCATAA
- the ush1ga gene encoding pre-mRNA splicing regulator USH1G yields the protein MNDRYHRAARDGYLDLLKEATRKDLNAPDEDGMTPTLWAAYHGNLEALRLIVGRGGNPDKCDIWGNTPLHLAAANGHLNCLFFLVSFGANIWCLDNDYHTPLDMAATKNHMDCVRYLDNIATKQTGLNTKLVSKMRDRAFRDAERRIKECVKMQKKHHKRMERRFQKETSEASASDVMSFSSYSSSSLSHKLHKLNSATVSVPYSQATLHATNRGKTKIQRKLDKRKQGDGTFKIYEEGRKSVRSLSGLQLGNDVMFVKQGTYVNPKDRGRPNVRDMFPRDNYDAISRAMSEPDLHGPDVEYSEISTDSGHDSLFNRPGLGTMVFRRNYVSGGMFDLGGRDKDSVDQSGNNVRLRSRLQHYPSADEDSIGSARSLQERNVEELPWEDVELGLDDDDEADTSPLEVFLATQSMGDFISIFKREKIDLEALLLCSDHDLKSIHIPLGPRKKVLEACRRRMETIEDPDYIEDTEL from the exons ATGAATGACAGGTACCACCGAGCGGCCCGGGACGGCTACCTGGACCTGCTGAAGGAGGCAACAAGGAAGGATCTGAACGCCCCGGATGAGGATGGCATGACGCCGACGTTATGGGCTGCTTATCACGGCAACCTGGAGGCTTTGCGGCTGATCGTCGGGAGGGG AGGAAACCCTGACAAGTGTGACATATGGGGGAACACGCCGCTCCACCTGGCAGCCGCCAATGGTCACCTCAACTGCCTTTTCTTCTTGGTGTCTTTTGGTGCCAACATTTGGTGCCTGGATAACGACTACCACACGCCATTGGACATGGCAGCCACAAAGAATCACATGGATTGCGTCCGCTACCTGGATAACATCGCCACCAAGCAGACAGGCCTCAACACGAAGCTGGTCAGCAAGATGAGGGACAGGGCGTTTCGCGATGCTGAGCGGCGAATAAAGGAGTGCGTGAAGATGCAGAAGAAACACCACAAACGCATGGAGCGGCGGTTTCAAAAGGAGACTTCTGAGGCCTCCGCATCAGACGTTATGAGCTTTTCCAGTTACAGCAGCAGCTCTCTTAGCCACAAGTTGCACAAATTAAATTCAGCCACAGTCAGCGTGCCATATTCTCAG GCTACTCTTCATGCCACAAACCGCGGGAAGACCAagatacagaggaagctggataAGAGGAAACAAGGAGATGGAACATTTAAAATCTATGAGGAGGGGAGGAAGAGTGTTCGCTCTCTCTCTGGACTTCAGCTGGGCAATGATGTCATGTTTGTCAAACAGGGGACTTACGTCAACCCTAAGGACCGTGGGCGTCCCAACGTTCGTGACATGTTCCCCAGAGACAATTACGATGCCATTTCACGTGCCATGAGCGAGCCGGACCTCCACGGGCCCGATGTGGAGTACTCTGAGATCAGCACTGACTCAGGACATGATTCCCTGTTCAACAGGCCTGGTCTGGGAACGATGGTCTTTAGAAGGAACTATGTGAGTGGGGGGATGTTTGACCTTGGCGGTCGAGATAAGGACAGTGTGGATCAGTCAGGCAATAATGTGCGTTTACGCAGTCGGCTGCAGCATTACCCGAGTGCAGATGAAGACAGCATCGGCAGTGCACGCAGCCTTCAGGAGAGGAACGTGGAGGAGCTTCCCTGGGAAGACGTCGAATTAGGGTTGGATGACGATGACGAGGCTGACACAAGCCCTTTGGAGGTGTTCCTTGCCACCCAGAGCATGGGTGACTTTATCTCCATTTTTAAGAGGGAGAAGATTGACCTTGAAGCTCTGTTGCTGTGCTCTGACCATGACCTCAAGAGTATCCACATCCCCTTAGGACCAAGGAAAAAGGTCTTAGAGGCCTGTAGGAGACGGATGGAGACCATAGAAGACCCAGACTACATAGAGGACACAGAACTGTGA
- the LOC117450608 gene encoding tripartite motif-containing protein 16-like encodes MATRSSNNEENLKDIQNNTDLNKEVRDATTEMLLPPDVVCDSCIDSPNKALKSCLTCLVSYCEAHLRPHLENTKFQNHRLVDPLHDIDCRTCEVHQLPLERFCLMDGCCLCLECEKEHEGHTTASVGEARTQIETEMQNKQEEIGQSSSAAEKAIGKLEDNTDFIKSSVQEVCVIVEQQFYRLQTTVEEARKGVKEVLEAEQRQALRQAEGIQAHLEQKRTELQKTLAQMNKLSRSKSDVDFLQAYSEWKKGVADVCLPSPCINRMNHLTSFVQVVTDTTKELCDLILLSCTERLKCKSGTKSLMQESEPSALPDPETREDFLKYTRSLTFDPDTTHHFLRATDGNRKLTNTSPWQHSYPEHIARFDYWRQAMTSDSLYLGRHYMEAELSGEGAHVGVTYKSIDRKGEQSTSCISENDFSWCMGRNSRGFFAWHTGVETPLGGTDITRIGLYVDFERGSLSFFDVTGPMQLLHKYMVDFIEPLYVIAWLSKKDNVIYLLS; translated from the exons ATGGCCACGCGCAGCAGCAATAATGAGGAAAACTTGAAGGATATTCAAAACAACACAGACTTAAATAAGGAAGTGAGGGATGCTACCACCGAGATGCTGCTCCCACCAGATGTGGTATGTGATTCCTGCATCGACAGCCCAAACAAGGCCCTAAAATCCTGCCTGACCTGCCTGGTTTCTTACTGCGAAGCCCATCTCAGACCCCATCTGGAAAACACGAAATTTCAAAACCACCGGCTTGTGGATCCTCTGCACGACATCGACTGTCGGACTTGTGAGGTTCATCAGCTTCCTCTCGAGCGCTTCTGTCTGATGGACGGCTGCTGTTTGTGTCTGGAGTGTGAGAAGGAGCACGAGGGGCACACGACTGCATCTGTGGGGGAGGCACGGACACAGATTGAG ACTGAGATGCAGAATAAACAAGAAGAGATCGGTCAGAGCTCCTCAGCAGCTGAGAAAGCAATTGGAAAGCTCGAGGACAACACTGACTTCATAAAG TCTTCAGTGCAGGAGGTTTGTGTTATTGTTGAACAGCAGTTTTACAGGCTGCAGACAACTGTGGAGGAGGCCAGGAAAGGGGTGAAGGAGGTGCTGGAGGCAGAGCAGAGACAGGCCCTGAGACAGGCTGAGGGCATCCAGGCACATTTGGAGCAGAAGAGAACAGAGCTGCAGAAAACTTTGGCTCAAATGAATAAACTCTCCAGGAGCAAGTCAGATGTTGACTTCCTGCAG GCGTACTCAGAGTGGAAGAAAGGAGTGGCAGATGTATGTCTGCCTAGCCCCTGCATCAACCGCATGAACCATCTAACTTCCTTTGTCCAAGTTGTGACAGATACCACCAAGGAGCTGTGTGACCTGATACTCTTGTCCTGCACAGAAAGGCTGAAATGTAAAAGTG GTACTAAATCCCTGATGCAAGAATCTGAACCTTCAGCATTGCCTGATCCTGAGACCCGAGAGgactttttaaaat ACACAAGGAGTTTGACCTTTGACCCAGACACCACCCATCATTTTCTCCGTGCAACAGATGGcaacagaaagctgaccaacACCAGCCCCTGGCAGCACAGCTACCCAGAACACATTGCTCGCTTTGATTATTGGCGTCAAGCAATGACTTCGGACAGCCTTTACTTGGGGAGGCACTATATGGAAGCAGAGCTAAGTGGGGAGGGAGCACATGTAGGAGTCACGTACAAGAGCATCGATCGGAAGGGAGAGCAAAGCACCAGCTGCATCAGTGAGAACGACTTTTCCTGGTGCATGGGAAGGAACAGCCGAGGCTTCTTTGCCTGGCATACTGGTGTGGAGACGCCTTTGGGTGGCACTGATATCACAAGAATTGGCTTGTATGTAGATTTTGAAAGGGGCTCTCTGTCTTTCTTTGATGTAACAGGTCCTATGCAGCTGCTACACAAGTACATGGTTGATTTTATAGAGCCCTTATATGTTATAGCCTGGCTGTCAAAGAAAGACAATGTCATTTATCTTTTAAGCTAA
- the amn gene encoding protein amnionless — protein sequence MLKTTDMLLLLFCLVGTSDSLYKQWIPDTNYENKTNWDKESVPCGNDIVQFPVQRKVSVFVETTNAVQEMRLPVDGEFILNSGAGFYVVSGQDPGCGAGVTTKFKDSESLQWLNPALWQGSATLDDLQHGNFLFSVHEESVPCQYDDVVFKASSSFRVDTSSSQSSVPVKSVSVLGKKYESTSEFTQYLSSPSGRLQFHGSSAVTVGNKECGDPSGCACGNSVNHKRICSTVQCASLGCKKPLLPVGHCCEVCGAIVTIHFATGFNLQTYRQRIHHLFLVFPKYKSIQLGMSKIFKSQQLMGIIPFGTSPEIQVVIVDEEKGTQSEGLARDILKDARSHGSSLGITEAEFQASSGNSSDQTGGSAGMVVGTVFGVLIGISIIITLVFLIRRGVIQMPSSLPSLPSLSSFRRSRDEEDLNGPIDHGYDNPIFDKPNMMPEVPGLYATETKNSISMTQSGVHFVNPVYDDNETDFNA from the coding sequence ATGCTGAAAACAACAGACATGCTTCTTCTCCTCTTCTGTCTTGTCGGGACATCGGATTCCCTGTACAAACAGTGGATTCCTGACACCAACTATGAGAACAAGACCAACTGGGACAAAGAATCTGTTCCATGTGGCAACGACATAGTTCAGTTTCCAGTCCAGAGAAAAGTGTCCGTGTTTGTGGAGACCACAAATGCTGTGCAGGAGATGAGGCTGCCAGTGGATGGAGAGTTCATCCTGAATTCAGGAGCTGGATTTTATGTTGTGAGTGGACAGGATCCGGGCTGCGGAGCGGGTGTTACGACAAAGTTCAAAGATTCTGAGTCTCTTCAATGGTTAAACCCAGCTCTGtggcaggggtctgcaaccctGGATGACCTGCAGCATGGAAACTTCTTGTTCTCAGTCCACGAGGAGAGTGTCCCTTGCCAGTACGACGATGTAGTTTTTAAAGCCAGCTCTTCATTCAGGGTGGACACCAGCAGCAGTCAGTCTTCTGTTCCTGTCAAATCTGTGTCTGTGCTGGGGAAGAAGTATGAAAGCACCTCTGAGTTCACCCAATATCTCAGCTCACCTTCAGGCCGGCTGCAGTTTCACGGGTCCTCTGCTGTCACTGTTGGGAACAAAGAGTGTGGAGATCCTTCTGGCTGCGCCTGTGGGAATTCTGTAAACCATAAGCGTATCTGtagcactgttcaatgtgccTCTCTGGGCTGTAAGAAGCCTCTCCTCCCCGTCGGACACTGCTGTGAAGTTTGTGGTGCCATTGTCACAATCCATTTTGCCACTGGTTTCAACCTGCAAACTTACAGGCAACGAATCCACCACCTATTTCTAGTTTTTCCAAAATACAAATCCATTCAGCTGGGCATGTCTAAAATCTTCAAGTCACAGCAGTTGATGGGGATCATCCCTTTTGGTACCTCACCTGAGATCCAGGTGGTTATTGTGGATGAAGAGAAGGGAACACAGTCAGAGGGTCTGGCCAGGGACATATTGAAGGATGCACGCTCTCATGGCTCAAGCCTGGGTATCACTGAGGCTGAATTTCAAGCCTCCTCCGGGAACAGCAGCGATCAGACTGGAGGCAGTGCTGGGATGGTGGTTGGAACTGTGTTTGGAGTTCTGATTGGGATTTCAATCATAATCACTTTGGTCTTTCTGATTCGTAGAGGGGTTATTCAAATGCCATCATCGCTGCCTTCGCTGCCATCCCTGAGCAGCTTTAGGAGAAGCAGAGATGAGGAAGACCTCAATGGGCCTATTGATCACGGTTATGATAATCCAATTTTTGACAAGCCAAACATGATGCCTGAAGTTCCTGGACTGTATGCGACTGAAACAAAAAATTCAATCTCCATGACTCAGTCAGGTGTGCACTTTGTAAATCCGGTTTATGATGATAATGAAACTGATTTTAATGCCTGA